One part of the Musa acuminata AAA Group cultivar baxijiao chromosome BXJ1-5, Cavendish_Baxijiao_AAA, whole genome shotgun sequence genome encodes these proteins:
- the LOC103985611 gene encoding uncharacterized protein LOC103985611 isoform X1, which yields MAGCNEGNVASQGEEVRHTNQIMTNYWGERNLWTTKIFHLFQMELPMMTINITSVKVENKYGSIVPKKQLISKDHERAYFDSADWVLGMAGTSSKTKTATESLKPKLKRTPHHQLPPRKPTCTSS from the exons ATGGCAGGCTGTAATGAGGGGAATGTTGCCTCCCAAGGTGAAGAG GTGAGACATACTAATCAGATCATGACAAATTATTGGGGTGAAAGGAACCTATGGACCACTAAGATTTTCCACCTCTTTCAGATGGAGTTGCCAATGATGACCATAAACATTACATCA GTAAAGGTGGAAAATAAGTATGGAAGCATTGTGCCTAAAAAGCAACTGATTTCAAAG GACCATGAAAGAGCCTACTTTGATTCTGCTGACTGGGTCCTTGGCATG GCAGGAACAAGTTCAAAGACAAAAACTGCAACTGAATCCCTGAAGCCCAAGTTAAAG CGAACACCTCATCAT